The following are from one region of the Nicotiana tomentosiformis chromosome 7, ASM39032v3, whole genome shotgun sequence genome:
- the LOC138895656 gene encoding uncharacterized protein translates to MYFDGAAHRRGAGASVIFVTSQGEVLPYSFKLTQLCSNNFFEYQALILGLEMAVEMKRLQLQVFGDSQLVINQLLENLRRRTEIRRRAPRFLYYKDTLYRRSFEGVLLRCLWEDEALQALQEAHSGAEVIALKEVKKENVASFIRQRISSMYNVVANGLAEAFNKTLCNLLKKVVSKSKRDWHDRMEEALWAYRTTHRTPTQATPYSLVYGVETVFPLEHQTHSLHLAIQEGITDEENARL, encoded by the exons atgtactttgatggtgctgcacatCGCAGAGGAGCTGGTGCTAGCGTAatatttgtcacttctcaaggtgaagttctTCCCTACTCTTTTAAATTGACGCAACTCTGCTCTAACAACTTTTTTGAGTATCAAGcattaatacttgggcttgaaatggctgtcgaaatgaagcggttgcaattgcaagtctttggtgatTCTCAGTTAGTGATCAATCAacttttag AAAATCtgaggagaaggactgaaatccgccgtcgtgcacctcgcttcctttactacaaagatactctatataGAAGATCATTtgagggagtactcttgcgatgcttaTGGGAAgatgaagcactccaagctttgcaagaagCACATTCTGGG gCTGAAGTTATTgctcttaaggaagtaaagaaggaaaatgttgcaagtttcatccga CAACGTATCTCTTCTATGTACAATGTTGTCGCTaatggtctagctgaggcattcaacaagactctatgcaacttgttaaagaaagttgtctccaaatccaaacgagatTGGCATGACCGTATGGAAGAAGCTCTATGGGCATATAGGACAACTCACCGCACGCCAACACAAGCAACCCCTTATTCACTCGTTTATGGAGTCGAAACCGTCTTTCCACTCGAGCATCAAACACATTCATTACACttagctattcaagaagggatcactgatgaagaaaatgctcgactttGA